In Numenius arquata chromosome 3, bNumArq3.hap1.1, whole genome shotgun sequence, one genomic interval encodes:
- the LOC141463441 gene encoding secreted Ly-6/uPAR-related protein 1-like, with the protein MKTLLVGLLLGLAFVDLAQSLRCYTCKEPMDIAECRTPTLCPPKATVCTTTLHSLDTGYPFFGNITVTRSCEEECISYNGIGASKPKSCCYTDLCTDNTRTISGVGRSSSTLGLMAMAVGTLLRYAL; encoded by the exons ATGAAGACACTTCTGGTTGGGCTCCTGCTTGGCCTGGCATTCGTGGATTTGG CCCAGTCCTTACGATGTTACACGTGCAAGGAACCAATGGACATTGCTGAGTGCAGAAcacccaccctgtgccccccaaaaGCCACCGTGTGCACAACAACGCTGCATTCCTTAGACACAG GTTACCCCTTTTTCGGCAACATCACCGTGACCAGAAGCTGTGAGGAGGAATGCATCTCCTATAATGGGATTGGGGCATCCAAACCCAAGTCATGCTGCTACACTGACCTCTGCACCGACAACACCAGGACCATcagtggggtgggaaggagctcTTCAACACTGGGTCTGATGGCCATGGCCGTTGGCACGCTCCTCCGGTATGCTCTGTAA